The following are encoded in a window of Haliotis asinina isolate JCU_RB_2024 chromosome 14, JCU_Hal_asi_v2, whole genome shotgun sequence genomic DNA:
- the LOC137261317 gene encoding uncharacterized protein has product MAVTGVMMLLPILLVSLTLPTVSGTSQLYDKIRTLMENEDFQRTVAEVKRDMDAEKAERELKENKEKRLLSQLRTLLSPDNADADERSEREYDDDSPYRRLVDLLQKRDSKDEDWFDTKPALSTIGDDCYLRRHYQTLWPKDCRYYLKEKDKGCLGFCNNWLSILKEKYNLRDDCQFDNEYSGGHCKSRIGQGTNKDCSVCRRRDFYSHCCGSCKRSNCA; this is encoded by the exons ATGGCTGTAACCGGGGTGATGATGTTGCTCCCCATCCTCCTTGTATCCCTAACCCTCCCGACGGTGTCAGGGACGTCACAGTTGTATGATAAAATCAGAACACTGATGGAAAACGAGGACTTTCAAAGGACTGTGGCAGAGGTTAAGAGAG ATATGGACGCAGAGAAGGCAGAGCGAGAACTAAAGGAGAATAAAGAGAAGCGTTTATTAAGCCAGCTGAGGACGTTGCTGAGCCCCGACAACGCCGACGCCGACGAACGTTCGGAACGTGAATATGACGATG ACTCCCCGTACAGACGGTTGGTGGACCTTCTACAGAAGAGAGATTCAAAAGATGAGGATTGGTTTGATACTAAACCAGCACTAAGCACGATAG GTGATGATTGTTATTTACGGCGTCACTACCAAACCCTGTGGCCCAAGGATTGCCGTTATTACTTGAAAGAAAAGGACAAGGGATGCTTGGGTTTCTGCAACAACTGGCTCAGCATCCTTAAAGAGAAATACAACTTACGTGATG ATTGTCAGTTCGACAACGAGTATTCTGGGGGCCACTGCAAGTCGAGGATTGGACAAGGTACAAACAAGGATTGTTCAGTTTGTAGAAGACGTGACTTCTACTCCCACTGCTGTGGCTCCTGCAAACGGAGCAATTGTGCATGA